TTTTTGTTCAAGACGGTGAATTGCTATTTAAACCCCATTTACTGCGAAAAGAGGAGTTCTTGAAGCATTCCCAAACGTTCCAATACATAAATGTCAACAAGGAACCTAGGGAAATCCAACTGGAAGAAGGTTCACTTTGTTTTACCTATTGCCAAGTACCCGTTGTATATCAGTTATCCAAAAAAGAAGGGATTAAAATTATGTCCGGTGACCGTGCCATTCAGGAAAACGATGTACTGAAGCTTGACAAAGAAACAAGTGCTTTGATTTTCAATAGATCTGGCGATATCGATCGAATTATAGTTTCAATCCAAAAATAGAATTCAGATGAAGAACATTAAAATTAACATTGTACCCATTGTTTGCCTATTGTTTATTTTAACAATGTTCTCCTGTAAAAACAAGACCAACAACGAAAGCAAAACAGCTACTGTGAAAGAAGAACCGGTATTGAGTGCAAAGGATATTTTAGGAAACCCAAACTATTTGGCCATGTCCTACGGGGGATACAGACATGTGGACCATGGTATTGAGCCCACCCTGGATGAATTAAAAGAGGACATGAAAATTTTGGCCGCCATGGGAGTCGGGATCTTACGTACCTATAAAGTCCATTTACCCCATGCTTCCAATGTGTTAAAGGCAATCAGTGCACTAAAACAAGAAGATCCCAGCTTTGAAATGTATGTGATGCTCGGTGCTTGGATCGATTGTAAAAATGCTTGGACCGACCAGGAGCCCGACCACTATCAAGAAAGCGAAAGAAACGCCATCGAAATTGCCGAAGCCGTCAGATTGGCCAATGCCTATCCCGATATCGTAAAAATCGTGGCGGTAGGCAATGAGGCCATGGTAAAATGGGCCACAAGCTACTATGTGCAACCCGGGGTGATTTTAAAGTGGGTCAATCATTTACAGGACTTGAAAAAATCGGGAAAGCTATCCAAGGATTTATGGATTACGAGCTCTGACAATTTTGCATCCTGGGGCGGTGGCGATGCCGAATATCATGTTGAGGATTTGAATAAATTGATTAAGGCAGTGGACTTTCTTTCCGTACACACCTACCCCATGCACGATACCCACTACAACCCAGATTTCTGGGGAGTGCGTGAATCCGAAAAGGAACTATCGGACCTTGAAAAGATTCATTCGGCTATGCTAAGATCCAAGGAATATGCGATGACACAATACCAAAGTGTGCATGATTATATGAAAAGCTTAGGTGTTGACAAACCTATACATATAGGTGAAACGGGCTGGGCCACTATTTCCAATGGGCATTACGGACCCAATGGCTCAAGGGCCACCGACGAGTATAAAGAAGCGGTGTTCCATGAGCACATAAGGGACTGGACCAATGCCGAAGGGATTTCGTGTTTTTATTTTGAAGGATTTGATGAACCCTGGAAGGACGCGAGGAATCCCAAGGGGTCCGAAAACCATTTTGGACTGTTCACCGTTGATGGGCAGGCAAAATACGCGCTCTGGAGTATGGTGGACCAGGGAACTTTCGAAGGGCTGAAACGCAACGGTAACCCAATAATCAAAACATACGATGGCGATAAGGAAGCATTGTTGCAGGACGTATTGGTACCGCCCATGGCCAGTGAAACCAAAGTTCAACAGTAAGAATGTATTGTAAAACATCGAAGAATGAGAACATTGAACCATTGCATTTTTATCGCATTGACTATCGCTATGTTAGGGTGTAAGCAAAAACAGGAATCCTTGGATGTAACCGTGTACGAAACCTCCGCCGCTGGAAATAAGCTGCAAAAAGTGGAAACGACCACTGTGGCTGGGAATGTAACATCCATACAACTTTTGCCCGATCAGGAGTATCAGACGATTACAGGGTTTGGGGGTTCGTTTACCGAGTCGTCTGCACATTTGTTGAACCAACTGGGCAAACAAAACCGAAACAAGGTTTTGGAAGCCTATTTTGGTGAAAACGGAGCAAGGTATTCGTTGACACGAACCCATATGAATTCCTGTGATTTCTCCTTAACCAATTACTCCTATGCCTCCGTAGATGGTGATATGGAGTTGGAACACTTTTCGATTGAGGAGGACAAAAATGATATCATTCCAATGATTAAGGAGGCCATGGCACTGTCCAAGGATGGATTTAAAATCGTAAGCTCACCATGGACGGCACCCCCCTGGATGAAAGACAACAACGATTGGCGTGGAGGCAAACTGCTGCCCAAATATTACGATACTTGGGCCTTGTTCTTCTCCAAATACGTCGATGCCTATAAAGCTGAAGGGATTGATATTTGGGGTTTTACCGTAGAGAACGAACCTTTGGGCAATGACAATAACTGGGAGAGCATGCACTTTACGCCCCAGGAAATGACACAGTTTGTGCAAAACCATTTGGGCCCGAAACTCGAAGCGGACGGTAAAGGTCATATTAAGGTTTTGGGGTACGATCAAAACCGGGAGCATTTGAAGGAATGGGTAGATGTCATGTATGTGGATGAAGCAGCCTCAAAATACTACGATGGTACAGCAATCCATTGGTATGCGAGTACCTATGAGGTTTTTCCGGAAGCACTTCAGTATGCCCATCAAAAAGCACCGAACAAGCATTTGATACAAACGGAAGCCTGTGTGGATGCCGAAATCCCAAAATGGAAGGATGATGCGTGGTACTGGTCCAAAGAAGCCACGGATTGGGGATGGGACTGGGCTCCGGAAGCAGATAAAAAATACCATCCTAAATATGTGCCCGTATATCGTTATGCCAGGGACATTATAGGTTGTTTAAATAACTGGGTAGACGGTTGGATAGATTGGAATATGGTCCTTGACCGCCAGGGAGGTCCCAATTGGTTCAAGAATTGGTGTGTTGCGCCGGTCATTGTAGATCCCGAAAAGGATGAAATCTATTTTACGCCCTTATACCATACCCTGGCGCATTTTAGCAAATACATAAGGCCCGGGGCCAAAAGGATTGGGTTCAATACTACGGATGGTTCCCTATTGGTCACGGCAGCAAAAAATCCCGACGGGACAATAGCAGTAGTGCTTTTGAATATGGATACCGACCCGAAAAACGTGGAGTTATCCATGGATGGCCGTTCACAGCAGGTGGAAATCAGTTCGCAAGCTATTCAGACCCTGTTGGTCAAACAACTAAATTAATCAAACCGAAAAATTATGAGTGAAGCCATGAGTACCACAGCAAAAGTGCCCTTTGGGCAAAAAGTAGCTTTTGGAGTTGGAATGTTTGCCAACCAAATGTTCCCTGCCATTCTTGGAATTTTTATGGTGGTCCTTGTACAATCATTTGGATTTAATGGGTGGTTGTGGTCCTTGGTCTATTTTTTCCCTAGGATTTTTGATTCCATAACCGATCCCATTATGGGATTCATATCGGACAATACGAAATCCAAATGGGGTAGACGTAAGCAGTACGTGCTAATTGGTGGACTTCTTATGGGGATAGCGTTTACCTTGATGTGGCAATTGTATTCGGACAATACCTTGCAATATAATTTTTGGTATTTCTTTTTATGGTCCATTGTATTTTATCTGGGGCTCACTTTTTTTAGTGTACCCTATGTGGCCATGGGTTATGAAATGAGCGATGATTTTCATGAACGGACCAACATTATGGCCGTGGCTCAATGGATTGGCCAATGGGCTTGGGTCATTGCCCCCTGGTTTTGGGTAATCATGGATGACCCGGATTGGTTTCCAAACCAAGAAATAGCTGTTCGTGAATTGGCCGTTTGGGTGGCCATTCCTTGTGCGATTGCGGCGATGGTACCAGCCATATTCATTAAAAGTAAATCGACCCTTGATGAAGATTATGAGCCATTGAACGTGGCCAATATTGGGGGTAGTCTCAAGAAAATTATAAGTAGTTTCAAAGATGCCTTTAAACTAGCGGAATTTAGAAGGATCTGTGGTGCCACGTTTTTGATTTTCAATGCCTTTAACACCGTGGCCGCCCTAACTTATTTTGTCATTGTTTATAGATTGTTCAATGGTGATGCGGTTGCCACTGGTATTTGGGTTGCCCTTTTCGGATGCATAGGAGCGTTGGGCACAACGTTTATCGTAATTCCTTTGGTTACCTGGATGTCAAAAATAATGGGTAAAAAGAAGGCGTTTATGTGGGCCCAAGCCATTTCAAT
The sequence above is a segment of the Muricauda sp. SCSIO 64092 genome. Coding sequences within it:
- a CDS encoding glycosyl hydrolase family 17 protein; its protein translation is MKNIKINIVPIVCLLFILTMFSCKNKTNNESKTATVKEEPVLSAKDILGNPNYLAMSYGGYRHVDHGIEPTLDELKEDMKILAAMGVGILRTYKVHLPHASNVLKAISALKQEDPSFEMYVMLGAWIDCKNAWTDQEPDHYQESERNAIEIAEAVRLANAYPDIVKIVAVGNEAMVKWATSYYVQPGVILKWVNHLQDLKKSGKLSKDLWITSSDNFASWGGGDAEYHVEDLNKLIKAVDFLSVHTYPMHDTHYNPDFWGVRESEKELSDLEKIHSAMLRSKEYAMTQYQSVHDYMKSLGVDKPIHIGETGWATISNGHYGPNGSRATDEYKEAVFHEHIRDWTNAEGISCFYFEGFDEPWKDARNPKGSENHFGLFTVDGQAKYALWSMVDQGTFEGLKRNGNPIIKTYDGDKEALLQDVLVPPMASETKVQQ
- a CDS encoding glycoside hydrolase family 30 protein → MRTLNHCIFIALTIAMLGCKQKQESLDVTVYETSAAGNKLQKVETTTVAGNVTSIQLLPDQEYQTITGFGGSFTESSAHLLNQLGKQNRNKVLEAYFGENGARYSLTRTHMNSCDFSLTNYSYASVDGDMELEHFSIEEDKNDIIPMIKEAMALSKDGFKIVSSPWTAPPWMKDNNDWRGGKLLPKYYDTWALFFSKYVDAYKAEGIDIWGFTVENEPLGNDNNWESMHFTPQEMTQFVQNHLGPKLEADGKGHIKVLGYDQNREHLKEWVDVMYVDEAASKYYDGTAIHWYASTYEVFPEALQYAHQKAPNKHLIQTEACVDAEIPKWKDDAWYWSKEATDWGWDWAPEADKKYHPKYVPVYRYARDIIGCLNNWVDGWIDWNMVLDRQGGPNWFKNWCVAPVIVDPEKDEIYFTPLYHTLAHFSKYIRPGAKRIGFNTTDGSLLVTAAKNPDGTIAVVLLNMDTDPKNVELSMDGRSQQVEISSQAIQTLLVKQLN